In the Halodesulfovibrio aestuarii DSM 17919 = ATCC 29578 genome, one interval contains:
- a CDS encoding phosphatidylglycerophosphatase A family protein yields MITELSLRDKIAVHVSRLGPSGLSPCAPGTVGSAVAIALAPIFFMPLPMWIRIVVLAVLFCWGSIQITRAEQVLGSKDPGEIVLDELVGQWITILPFAALSFWWMVLAFCLFRFFDITKPFPVKDSEKWLENGWGVMIDDVLAGLYAMVCLGILRFLFA; encoded by the coding sequence ATGATCACAGAATTATCGCTGCGCGACAAAATTGCAGTTCATGTATCTCGTTTAGGACCTTCCGGCCTTTCGCCATGTGCCCCGGGAACAGTGGGATCCGCTGTGGCCATTGCGCTTGCACCAATCTTTTTTATGCCGCTCCCCATGTGGATACGTATCGTTGTCCTTGCCGTCCTTTTTTGTTGGGGAAGCATTCAAATTACGCGAGCAGAACAAGTATTAGGCAGCAAAGATCCGGGAGAAATTGTTCTGGATGAACTTGTAGGCCAATGGATAACAATTCTGCCGTTTGCAGCATTATCCTTCTGGTGGATGGTGCTGGCCTTCTGTCTATTTCGTTTTTTTGACATTACAAAACCCTTTCCGGTTAAAGACTCTGAAAAGTGGCTGGAAAACGGCTGGGGTGTCATGATTGATGATGTTCTGGCAGGACTTTACGCAATGGTATGTCTCGGCATATTACGTTTTTTATTTGCATAA
- a CDS encoding Maf family nucleotide pyrophosphatase, with amino-acid sequence MNIPVYSTIKPIVLASGSPRRSQFLSELGINFTVETHAGDEPLPEAGEAPKLFACRCALAKTMSVRNISKQLDTACFIGADTIVVLGDEIMGKPTDDAHALNMLSRLSGNTHKVITATAIVYPDGTTDTYAVETAVTMKQYAENALKAYIRTGEPADKAGAYAIQGIGSFLVELICGSWSNVVGLPVTELLDKLQAAGVVTPAV; translated from the coding sequence ATGAATATACCAGTATACTCTACAATAAAACCAATTGTTCTGGCTTCAGGCTCTCCACGTCGAAGCCAATTTCTTTCTGAACTTGGCATTAACTTTACCGTTGAAACTCACGCAGGAGACGAACCTCTACCAGAGGCAGGAGAAGCACCAAAGCTGTTTGCCTGTCGCTGCGCCTTAGCCAAAACAATGTCTGTACGGAACATTTCTAAACAACTCGACACAGCCTGTTTTATCGGGGCAGATACTATTGTAGTACTTGGTGACGAAATTATGGGAAAACCGACTGATGATGCCCACGCACTAAACATGTTGAGCAGACTCTCCGGCAATACACATAAAGTAATAACTGCAACTGCGATTGTATACCCAGATGGCACCACAGATACATATGCGGTTGAAACTGCTGTAACGATGAAGCAATATGCAGAAAATGCGTTAAAAGCATACATCCGTACGGGAGAACCGGCAGACAAAGCAGGGGCATACGCAATTCAAGGGATTGGATCGTTTCTTGTGGAATTAATCTGCGGCTCATGGTCCAATGTTGTTGGACTGCCAGTGACTGAGTTACTGGATAAATTACAAGCTGCCGGAGTCGTTACTCCAGCCGTATAA